From the genome of Candidatus Hydrogenedentota bacterium:
TCGCGCTGGATCGTCTGGATTCGGTTCTGGCCGAATCGCGCCGGAGTGGATTGACGGCCGAGACCTTCGAACAGAGCGTCAATCTGGAAAGTCCGGATTCCGACTTGCGAATCCAACTGCAAACCGACGGCCGGTACCAACCTTTTCTGGCTCGTGCCGTCGAGAAGGACGTTTTGGGTTACCGGATGCGCGTGGCGTGCGTCGAGGATGTGTTGCAGGGCAAGGTCTGGGTGTATTTGGATGACACCCGGCGGCGCAGTAAGCGTCAAAAGGATCTCGCCGATATCATGCGGTTGGTCGAGGCGTATCCCGCGTTGCGAAACACGCTTCCGGAAGACGTGCGGCGGCTGATGGACTGAGGGTTTGTGAAGGAGACTTGAAATGGGTCATGGGATTTCACGGAGGGGATTCATCGGCGCCGCGGCGGTCGCGGCGGGTTTGGCGACATCGGGCGCGCGCGCGCAGGGAGGGAACATGAAGAAGCCATCGGTCTGCGCTTTTTCCAAACATCTCCAGTTTCTCGATTGGGCGGCGCTGGGCAAGACGGGCAAGGCGCTCGGCCTCGACGGCATTGACTTGACGGTCCGGGAAGGCGGGCACGTCGTTCCGGACAAGGTTGCGGCGGACTTGCCGCGCGCGGTCGAGGCAATCCGCGCGGAAGGCCTCGATGTGCCGATGATCACGACCCGGCTGAACGACGGCGGCGATCCGAATGCGCGGCCGATCCTCGAAGCGGCGGCGAAGGCGGGCATCCGCTATTTCCGCATTGGAGGCTTGACGTACGGCAAGTCGGGAAATCCGCTCGAACAACTCGGAAAATTCACGGACGGCCTGCGGAGTCTTGCGCAACTTGCCGGGGAGTACGGCCTCACGGCGGGCTATCACAATCATTCCGGTTACAACCAGGTCGGCGCGGCGATTTGGGATCTGCACCGGATGATTACGGATGTCGGATCGGAACGCCTCGGATCGAACTTCGACGTCGGCCACGCCGTGGTCGAGGGCGCGTACGGCGCGTGGCAGGTCAATG
Proteins encoded in this window:
- a CDS encoding sugar phosphate isomerase/epimerase family protein is translated as MGHGISRRGFIGAAAVAAGLATSGARAQGGNMKKPSVCAFSKHLQFLDWAALGKTGKALGLDGIDLTVREGGHVVPDKVAADLPRAVEAIRAEGLDVPMITTRLNDGGDPNARPILEAAAKAGIRYFRIGGLTYGKSGNPLEQLGKFTDGLRSLAQLAGEYGLTAGYHNHSGYNQVGAAIWDLHRMITDVGSERLGSNFDVGHAVVEGAYGAWQVNARLIAPYVRMMAVKDFVWDKDRPKWAPLGEGIVKFADCFAIMREAGFAGPVSIHFEYKTASNDALLDDIRKAVQTLRANLREAGYDV